The DNA region TCCGAGCCGGAACCCCAACGATCAGTCGGCCGGAGATCCCCCGCTCCCGGCGTTCTAGGCACGCCTAGTCATATGTCAGCCACTGGCGCATCAGCGCCGTGGCCGCCTGGGGCCTTTCCATCGTCGAAAGATGGCCGCAATCCTCGATCACGGCGAGGCGTGAACCGGGTATCCCGGCGGCCATTTCCGCCGCATGCTCGAGCGGCGTGAGTGCGTCCTGACGCCCGCACATTACCAGCGTCGGAACTCCGTATTCGATGAGGAAAGGCCGGCTGTCACGGCGCCCCATAATGGCATGTTGTTGCCGGGTAAATCCTTCCGAACCAACATGTTCTGCCATTTTTTTAATTTCATCTGTCAGTGCGGTTTCAGACAAACGGGCTTCGTGGACGAGGATCGGCAAGAGCCGGTCGGTCACACCGCGAAACTTGCCGTATTTGCTCATGTCGATCAGCTGTCCGCGGCGCACCCGTTGTTCGGGTGTGTCCGACCGTGCAGAGGTATCGATCAGCGCCAGCCTGGTCACCCGCCCGGGCGCACGGCGCATGATCGCGTGGGCCACGTATCCGCCCATGGAAAGCCCTGCCAGTGCGAATTTGTCGGGCGCAGCGGCCAGCACATTGTCTGCCAGTTCATCCATCGATTCCGCGCCCGTGATATCGGCCACCATACATTCGGCGATATCGGCGAGATGCTCGGTCTGATGCGCCCATAGCCGTGCATCGCACAGCAACCCCGGAATCATCACAAGGTTCATGGTCATCCTGTATTCTCCATCGGCACGAGGCGTCCGGGCATGAGGGCGCCCGCCACATGGGCGCGCCAAAGCGA from Alphaproteobacteria bacterium includes:
- a CDS encoding alpha/beta fold hydrolase: MTMNLVMIPGLLCDARLWAHQTEHLADIAECMVADITGAESMDELADNVLAAAPDKFALAGLSMGGYVAHAIMRRAPGRVTRLALIDTSARSDTPEQRVRRGQLIDMSKYGKFRGVTDRLLPILVHEARLSETALTDEIKKMAEHVGSEGFTRQQHAIMGRRDSRPFLIEYGVPTLVMCGRQDALTPLEHAAEMAAGIPGSRLAVIEDCGHLSTMERPQAATALMRQWLTYD